One genomic region from Cyclopterus lumpus isolate fCycLum1 chromosome 20, fCycLum1.pri, whole genome shotgun sequence encodes:
- the LOC117749567 gene encoding beta-1,4-galactosyltransferase 1-like: MMRSNFIGLTLFSVTCFVLLLFYNKEGTLYISSKQYNIANGNDTLSRLITEHAQMKTNVLNGSHEETRRPPTKSKTLGRCPDTPPTLVGPLHVEFDSQRTLDDVREMISSSLREGGRYKPPDCVAQQKVAIIIAFRNRHEHLTHWLYYLHPILIRQQLDYTVYVINQDGEGVFNRAKLMNAGYVEAMKQYDHDCFVFSDIDLVPLDDRNLYRCFDNPRHLAVAMDKFNFHLPYKTYFGGVSSLSKGQYLKINGFPNTFWGWGGEDDDIYNRIIFRGMSISRPDSVTGKYRMIKHKRDLHNEENPKNAGKLRQTKQTMNKDGLSSLKYTVKEIKKDILYTFINVDIEAPLK, translated from the exons ATGATGCGAAGCAATTTTATTGGACTGACACTTTTCAGCGTGACttgttttgttctgcttttattttacaACAAAGAGGGCACTTTATACATTTCGTCGAAGCAATATAATATTGCAAATGGAAACGACACCCTTTCCCGGTTGATAACAGAACATGCTCAAATGAAGACCAACGTCCTAAATGGCAGTCACGAAGAGACACGGAGGCCACCCACAAAGAGCAAGACTTTGGGACGCTGCCCTGACACCCCTCCAACACTTGTGGGTCCACTCCATGTGGAGTTTGATTCTCAACGGACTTTGGACGACGTGAGAGAGATGATCAGTTCTTCTCTTCGGGAGGGAGGACGGTATAAGCCGCCAGACTGTGTTGCCCAACAGAAG gTGGCGATCATCATCGCATTTCGCAATCGGCACGAGCACCTTACTCATTGGCTGTATTACCTCCATCCTATATTGATACGACAGCAGTTGGACTACACAGTGTACGTCATCAACCAGGATGGAGAAGGCGTGTTCAACCGGGCTAAACTGATGAATGCAGGCTACGTGGAAGCAATGAAGCAATATGACCACGACTGCTTTGTCTTCTCGGACATAGATTTGGTCCCTCTGGATGACCGTAACCTTTATAGATGTTTTGACAATCCTCGACACTTGGCTGTGGCTATGGACAAATTCAACTTCCATTTACCCTATAAAACTTACTTTGGTGGAGTTTCCTCATTGTCTAAGGGCCAATACTTAAAGATTAACGGCTTCCCGAACACGTTCTGGGGCTGGGGGGGTGAAGACGACGATATCTATAACCGAATCATCTTCCGTGGCATGTCCATTTCTCGACCGGACTCAGTGACGGGAAAGTACAGGATGATCAAACATAAGAGAGACTTGCACAATGAGGAGAATCCAAAGAATGCTGGTAAACTGCGCCAAACCAAGCAGACCATGAATAAAGATGGACTCAGTTCTCTCAAATACACAGTGAAGGAGATTAAGAAGGATATACTGTACACTTTTATCAATGTGGATATTGAGGCTCCGCTTAAATGA